The nucleotide sequence AAAGCGGAAATGAAAGGATTTCCAGCCAATCACAAGGAACTATCCACCTCTCCAAAGAGCCCACCTTCCTTATCCAGCAGGCTACCCTGCCGAGTGACCTCCATTCAACCCTTCTGCAGGAAACACAGTGTGGCGGTCTAACCAAAAACATAAAGGCCAACACTCAGAAAAGGCGTCCGGGAACAGTGATTCTATCAAAACGCTCAAGTCGAATTATGTCAGAAACCCAGCCTAGACCCCCTGTGATCCCATCCCGCAGGCCAGGGTTCCGGATATGCTATATTTGTGGCCGAGAATTCGGGTCCCAGTCACTTGCCATTCATGAGCCCCAGTGCTTGGAGAAGTGGCGCACTGAGAACAGCAAACTACCCAAgcacctgaggaggccagaaccCTCCAAACCGCAGCCCATCGGTGGCACTGACTCCCACAGCCTTCAGGCAGCCAATGAGGAAGCATTTCAGAGTGCTCAGGCTCAGCTGCTGCCCTGTGAAAACTGCGGCCGCACGTTCTTGCCAGACCGTCTCCTGGTTCACCAGAGAAGCTGCAAGCCAAAGGGTGAGAACCCTGGACCACCAAGCATGGGTAGTTCTAATGTTCCTACTGGTCTCAAGAAAGCTTCTAGCGGCATCCCAGCCCGACCAAGGACTCTCATCTGTTACATTTGTGGTAGGGAATTTGGCACGCTGTCCCTTCCTATCCATGAGCCCAAATGCTTGGAAAAGTGGAAAATTGAGAATGACCAACTCCCTAGAGAGCTGCGTCGGCCACAGCCCCAGAAGCCTCAACCCCTTCCAGCTGGACAGTCCAGCCAAGAGGGGGCGAGTCAAGCCGCACTTGTGCCTTGCCCAAATTGTGGCCGGACTTTTGCTGTGGACCGCCTACCTGTACACCAGAGAAGTTGTAAATCTCAACCTAGTGGACCAAAAACTTCAAATTCGAACATAGAAAGGAAAGGCGGTCCAAATCCACCCACTAATTCCAAGCAACAGAGGAACATGGAAGCACCCAATGGGGACAAGGTAACTGGTGTCATTTAAGATGAAGTAGGTGGACTGGGGACACACTACATCTTCAAAAGGATGAGAGAACTATTCCTAGAGTCAGCCACCTCAGCCCCAACGATGGTTTCTACCAAAGCCTTACTTGTGTCTCAAAGCAGCCTGTCCAAGTGGCTCTCCTTTTGGACTCCAGGGGCTGAGTGTGTGTCTATTTTTGCAAAGTAGACCTAACAGAATCCTTGTCTGGCTTGTTCATAATCCTCTTCAGTCCTACAGCCTAAAAGAAATGGACTGTTTTCTCTGATCCCTCGTCCCAGTAATCCCTGGGAGAGACTGTTACTTAAAATGAGTCATTAATGCTGTGTCTACATTACAGAGATATGATTCCCAACCCAACAGCCAATGTTTATTGCTGGTTTATTTTAGTCATCTACCTTAGGAATTCGGTTTTGGCAATGTTGGGTTATGCTGAGTTTATCTTACTAAAATAGAATCTGTGTCAAAAACCCGGAATGACTTTAGCAGTAATTAAACACTGGAATACTTGCTAAGTTTGTGTGCTCTGCAGATGCAGTGCAATTTTGTTGAAGGCATACatgattataagtgtgtgtgtgtgtgagagagagagagagagagagagagtgtgtgtgtgtgtgtggggggggggggtaacccTTTCATGGATACTGAAGCAactacacatgtatgcatggttCTGGGAAGTCCTCAGCCCTGTGTTGTTCTGTACCCACTATGGAGACCATTCACAAGATGTTGTCCCCCAACCTCAGTTATTCTAAACAATAAGCCCAGGTATCACCAGCCTATAAAGTTAAAGCTATTAGCCTTTTACTTCGGAGTCTCACCATTAGGAGGACTGGGTGGGGATAGTTATCAAGGTGGCCAATGAATATCCTGCCCTAAAATCAGGACATTTTAATCAGGAGGTGGTCTTTCCTCATGGCTGTTTGAATTCTCAAAACCCCTACTCATGGCCTCCTGACAACAGTCTTTAGCCAGATACTGCTTACAAATTGAGGAGTTTAAGGAAACAAAGATAATTTTGACCCTTATTAAACTGGAGCGATAAGGGCACATCTTTTATTATGATCTAATTTCTcttgcttttactttttattactcTGAGAACTGTCTAGTCTGAGTTCCTAGTTTCCATGACTAAAAATTATTGACTTATTAGTTTTGAAGATCCCACGACAGCCATCCTAGAGCAGACAAGACAGACCAACATGTGGAACAGTTTTTCCAGTGAATATTgaagacaaaacacacaaaaaaaaatcaaaatggctAGATTCTTTGCCCTATGGAAATCCAAATGCTTAAGTGTGGCATGGGCTCTGAGATGGTCTCAGAAGCCTGATCTGGTTTTTCCCATCCTCTGCTTGTTGCTTTTCTTCCATGAAATTTGGGGTCTGGAAACAGAGAGTAAAAGGATTTGTGTCTTAGGGCCACCAGTCAGCTACCATCCCAGCATTCGAACGCACAGCCCCGGTTCTTGGTTGCATGCCTTTACTTTAAACATTCTCATTACAGATCTAAAACTAGCGAGGAGTACAGTCAGGACTCTTGTGCTTATTGTTGGAACACATACTTTGTGCTCCAAGACTGAAGCCAACCAGGTAGGCACGGCATGTTCTCTCAGTCACAACTGCTGAAAGAGACCGACCGACTGACTTGGCCTGTGGTGTCACGAAAAAGccacctccctcctccacccacccagttGTTTGGAGAGAAGGTGTCAGCAGGGGTGGTATCTCCATGATGCCTGCGTGTCTGTGAGCCTCTAGGGAGGCCCCTAGAAGACTGGATGTTGCCAGTGTGCACCCGAACCCTCAAAGGCATTGCCTGCCATGTGTCAGTAGCAAAGTGACACCCCCCCTCATTGTTACCTGTTTCCTGACATATATGGGAACCATACCGGTCCCAGTGAATACACTGACAGGTCATCTAAGCACAAGGTCATATTCAAATTTAAATCAAGCTTGGGTTAATTAAAATGGAGCGAGTTTTAGGTTTCCCTAAAGCATAAGATATTTTGGAAGTGATGGATCTTATCTGTACCCTCAGACATTGCTTTTAAGGTGCATTCAGAACGCCTTTTCTGGCGAGTACACTTTGCTTTCTGGATCCCGTCTGTTGAAATTTTAGCTCCCTCACACCACTTGCCATTTCATACAATGAGTCATCTGTTTTTCATAAAGAGCGCTGACCTATACATCATTAGATTCTGGAGTTGAATCTGCCTGTGACAGCTGACTTTTGGCTGACTGAAGTGCATTGCTTTTTACAATTTGGATGCCGGCTTCATCTCTTTCTCCTGTCAATTAGAGCAGTTTTACTTTGGAATTCTTGATCTGATCTTGGATTAACATCAGCTATCTTGCCTGATATTCTCAAGGGGCTCAACCCAAAttccagagaggaaaaaaaaatatgtccacAATAACGGGGACGATTGGGGAAACAGTGTGCTCTCTCTCACTGGGTGACAATGAGGTTTGATGGCCAGCTACAGTGCTGCTGAGGATGGTCCTACAATTGAAGGTTCTCTTATGCTGCAGTcaatcaaagagaacaaaaataaatgccTGTGAGATCTAAGTGGGCACCTCACTTTATCCTTATATGAACTCAAACTCTGCTGCTATGTATAATCTGAAATACAGAGCCAGATCCACTCTTTGTGATCTTTTGTGAAGTGCTCTAGCAGTGTTTAAGGGGAATAAAAACCTTAGTGTAGAATTATGCAAAAGTCTGTTGTCCTGGGGCCACCACCATTGTCTGGTCCTCTGTCCTTGTGATCAGGATTGTGACATTCTCTTCCTCTGAAAGAAGAAAGGCTTGGGTGAGCTACACCTAGTTAAAAATGTCATATGACATTTTGATGGACGGTGTGGAAAAATACAGATTATTGTTTTCAACCTTACTATTGTGTTAGGTTAATAGAACACTCGTTTTGCAAGTATTTCTCcatggtatatatatattctcatggCTGAAGAATATGATAGAAGCCATTATTAttccttattttaaaacaaaaggaataaatgTTAACAagttggctctttttttttttttggaagctgattgttaCGGTCTTTAGCGTGAGACCTCTTCCAGTTCCTTGAAGCACAGGATGATAGTTGAGCACGTAATTATAAACCCAAATTCACTCTTTGCCTAATGACCTTCTCTAAGTAAGGCTAGGGATCGGCTGTCTTAGGATTCTGCTGGTAACATATGAAGTGTTTGTAAAAATCCTGCCTTACGTTGCGAAGccgaaattatttattattaaaggacGCTATCTTTTGTACAGAAGACTGTCTCTCTGGACTTGAATCTGAGTACTTTTGGCATCTCCGGGGCTCAGGTTGCGGCTGAGCACATCACTAGCatctgctgctgccatctgctgctgTTTCTTTTTAATGCCTTCTCCATTGTCAAACATGGAActgcctttctcaaaaaaaaaaaaaaaaaaaaaaaaaagatttgttttattctttatttttaattatgtgtatgtggaaAGGTGTGTGGCTATGTGTAGGCATGTGTACCTGATTGAAGGTGCCCTAGGAGAGCAAAAGTTTCCAAACGCCCTGCAGCTGAATTTCCAGGTGGTTGCCAGCTATCTTATCtgggtgccgggaactgaacttaggtccttgagtgctgttaactgctgagaaACTTCTGCAGCCCCtacacctcttttcttttctttttttatgtgtgAATGGTTTTctctaatgtatgtgtgtgtagtgcatgCATGTCCGGTGTCCTCAGAGGAATACCAAATTCCTGCGAACTGGAgtgatggatggttgtgagccaccatgcagatgctgggaattgaacctgggtcctctgcaagaacaacaaatgctcttaaccactgagccatctctccagctcctccagctccacCCCTTTATTTTAACATCCAAAATCTAAGACGATTCCTGTACAGTACAGCCATGAACTCCAGTTATTCGGGGCTATAGTTATATTAGATTTGAAGCTAGAGGTGCTGTTTCTGGGGGGTGAATCTCATTTCTTGAAGGCAAAATATCTAATGGGACTGTCTCAACAAGAAAGGTAGAGCAGATATGGACCCCACTTTCATATTTGTGCATGGATTTCTGTTAAATAGAAAGAACATGGAGTCTAGGGACATGAGAGGAAATTATGAACTTTTTATTGAATATCTTTATGTATTCATCCATTCTACTATGAAAAATGCCTGAGACAGGGTAATTTGTGAAGAATAAAGTTTTGAGTCTCACAAAACTTTATGGCAGCACAAGATCAAATTACCAGCAGCACTGCTGTCTGGGAGGAATGTTCTACATCCAAGATGGGAGCTAGATGCTGTTCTAGCTGATGCTTGTTTTCACAACGGGAGAAGCATTAGCTTCAAGCTTGATCCCATTGATAAAGGTGTTAATTTCATTCACAAAGGTCACCGCCCACATCCTGAGCCTCCATATGTGCTCCACTGAGGATTAAGATTCAGCACGGCTTTAGAAGGAACAACATCACTCAGCATTGTTTTTGCCCATCAGCACTTTGTGCGTGTAATCTGCTCTAAATTTTCTCTGATTGTCTGGTAGGAAGTTTGAGGTTAAGAAAGAGTTGCCTAGAGTTAGGTAGCAGGTTCTAAAGTCGGTGCTAGGGCTAGCTCTACATCTAAATGAGCATATCAAGGGTCCGAGGCATGTTAGAACCTCAGGAGTTATTAATGTACCTGTGTTTGCAATTCCCAGCATGGAAAGGGGGGATTATTGTTACCGTGGGAAGCCTAGTCATTAGGCAATACAAAGAGGAAACAAGTTAGCAGACTTACAAGAACTCATCATTGGGAGTTGGCCTAAACACAAATATACACttataacaaaacaacaaacaaatgaacaaacaaacacacaaacaaaaactatagACCCGGCTCTTAGTCTTAGGAGGAAATGATAGCAAAAgtcaaaaaaaattatcagatagTATTAAATTTTGATAGCACGGT is from Mus musculus strain C57BL/6J chromosome 18, GRCm38.p6 C57BL/6J and encodes:
- the Zfp474 gene encoding zinc finger protein 474 isoform X1, whose protein sequence is MESGNERISSQSQGTIHLSKEPTFLIQQATLPSDLHSTLLQETQCGGLTKNIKANTQKRRPGTVILSKRSSRIMSETQPRPPVIPSRRPGFRICYICGREFGSQSLAIHEPQCLEKWRTENSKLPKHLRRPEPSKPQPIGGTDSHSLQAANEEAFQSAQAQLLPCENCGRTFLPDRLLVHQRSCKPKGENPGPPSMGSSNVPTGLKKASSGIPARPRTLICYICGREFGTLSLPIHEPKCLEKWKIENDQLPRELRRPQPQKPQPLPAGQSSQEGASQAALVPCPNCGRTFAVDRLPVHQRSCKSQPSGPKTSNSNIERKGGPNPPTNSKQQRNMEAPNGDKVTGVI